From the genome of Triticum aestivum cultivar Chinese Spring chromosome 3B, IWGSC CS RefSeq v2.1, whole genome shotgun sequence, one region includes:
- the LOC123067389 gene encoding Werner Syndrome-like exonuclease produces MATTRHTVPFGSALINTTVTSDTGAADEWVRRVRAANDPAGRGLIVGLDCEWKPNYSSWTTSKVAILQLCVGTSCLVLQMFYANRVPAAIRSLLGDPAVRCVGIGVGEDAAKLADDYGLVCASPVDLEGRCNEYLGIGGLGRRRLGLKGYAREVLGLTMEKPRHVTMINWERRQLDVAQVQYACIDAYVSYKLGERLLDN; encoded by the coding sequence ATGGCCACCACGCGCCACACCGTCCCCTTCGGCTCCGCCCTGATCAACACGACGGTCACCAGCGACACCGGCGCCGCCGACGAGTGGGTCCGTCGCGTGCGCGCCGCCAACGACCCTGCCGGCCGCGGCCTCATCGTCGGCCTCGACTGCGAGTGGAAGCCCAACTACAGCTCGTGGACGACCTCCAAGGTCGCCATTCTCCAGCTCTGCGTCGGCACCAGCTGCCTCGTCCTCCAGATGTTCTACGCCAACCGCGTGCCGGCGGCCATCCGGAGCCTCCTCGGCGACCCCGCGGTGCGGTGCGTCGGCATCGGCGTCGGCGAGGACGCCGCGAAGCTGGCCGACGACTACGGCCTCGTGTGCGCCTCGCCGGTGGACCTGGAGGGCCGCTGCAACGAGTACCTCGGCATCGGCGGCCTGGGCAGGAGGAGGCTGGGGCTCAAGGGCTACGCCAGGGAGGTGCTGGGCCTGACCATGGAGAAGCCGCGGCACGTGACCATGATCAACTGGGAGAGGCGCCAGCTTGACGTCGCGCAGGTCCAGTACGCCTGCATTGACGCCTACGTCTCCTACAAGCTGGGCGAGCGTCTCCTGGACAACTGA